The Pecten maximus chromosome 14, xPecMax1.1, whole genome shotgun sequence genome includes a region encoding these proteins:
- the LOC117342327 gene encoding tigger transposable element-derived protein 4-like: protein MSTKRRVALTHEQRLQVIRESEKFHTSSRKIAEKYGVGKTQIDRILKQKSENLADLEDNVAPERKRQRRPTGNEEINNLVWEFFKDASSRRVNLSGPLLKQKALDFASDFGNTTFKASNGWLDSFKSRHNIVFGTMSGERGDVDNSVVDNWRAKLPIICDGYSDNDIFNMDETGLFYRDSTKNTLKVKGEECAGGKRSKERITVALCSSLKGEKLPALVIKKAKQPRCFNKIKPETLPVIYRNNRKAWMNSSLFDGWLNQVNRKMKRQNRNILLFLDNAPSHPKIQPSNVKLVFFPANTTSKCQPMDQGIIQTLKLKYRKRQLKHVIRAMDKDKTKCGTQLLKDITLLQAIYWIDSAWKEVDVTTITKCFIKCGFSESQQRIHDDDDNDDDNDDDVPLSVLALSRDLFDCDFKDLVAIDQSMATCDLALTDWNKDAKDILQDITVDDPALSDDDGDDEQGDDEDKPCSICEGEFYIKRLRALAISQGKSKMLNHVMGVDECLLEMRMDNVEGLVQQSKISDFFLQK, encoded by the exons ATGTCGACGAAACGGCGGGTCGCTTTAACCCACGAGCAACGATTGCAAGTCATCAGAGAATCGGAGAAATTTCATACTAGTTCTCGCAAAATTGCCGAGAAGTATGGTGTTGGCAAAACTCAAATCGATaggattttaaaacaaaaatcggAAAACCTCGCTGATCTGGAGGACAATGTTGCCCCCGAGAGGAAACGACAAAGGCGGCCTACGGGCAATGAGGAAATAAATAACCTTGTGTGGGAATTTTTTAAAGACGCTTCCTCGCGCCGTGTTAATCTTAGTGGGCCACTGTTAAAACAAAAGGCACTGGATTTTGCATCAGACTTTGGTAACACTACATTCAAGGCTTCAAATGGATGGTTGGATTCGTTTAAATCACGGCATAATATTGTGTTTGGAACAATGAGCGGGGAAAGAGGGGATGTAGATAACAGTGTTGTGGACAATTGGAGAGCAAAGTTACCTATAATATGTGATGGATATTCCGACAATGATATTTTCAACATGGACGAAACAGGTCTGTTTTATAGAGACAGCACGAAGAACACATTAAAAGTAAAAGGAGAAGAGTGTGCTGGGGGGAAGCGCAGTAAGGAGAGGATAACAGTGGCTCTGTGTTCAAGTTTGAAAGGAGAAAAACTACCAGCTCTTGTTATCAAAAAAGCCAAGCAGCCGAGATGTTTCAATAAAATCAAACCGGAGACACTACCCGTCATATATCGCAACAACCGGAAGGCTTGGATGAACTCCTCACTCTTCGACGGATGGCTCAATCAAGTCAACAGAAAAATGAAACGCCAAAACCG GAACATTCTTCTATTTCTGGACAATGCCCCCTCACATCCGAAGATCCAGCCCAGCAACGTGAAGCTTGTTTTTTTCCCGGCAAACACCACGTCCAAGTGCCAACCGATGGACCAAGGGATTATACAAACGTTGAAGCTCAAGTACAGGAAGCGACAGTTAAAACATGTTATTCGTGCCATGGACAAGGACAAAACAAAATGTGGTACACAGCTTTTGAAGGACATAACTTTACTTCAGGCCATTTATTGGATTGACAGTGCGTGGAAGGAAGTCGATGTGACAACCATCACAAAGTGTTTTATAAAATGTGGGTTTTCAGAATCTCAACAACGCATACATgacgatgatgataatgatgacgacaatgatgatgatgttcCTCTGTCAGTGCTTGCTTTGTCTAGGGACTTGTTCGACTGTGACTTTAAAGATTTGGTCGCGATTGACCAATCGATGGCCACCTGTGACCTAGCTCTCACCGACTGGAACAAGGATGCCAAAGACATACTGCAGGATATAACTGTAGATGATCCAGCACTcagtgatgatgatggtgatgatgagcAAGGAGATGATGAAGATAAACCCTGCTCAATTTGTGAGGGCGAGTTCTATATCAAGCGATTGCGAGCACTAGCCATTTCTCAGGGAAAATCCAAAATGTTAAATCATGTCATGGGAGTTGATGAGTGTCTACTTGAAATGAGAATGGATAATGTAGAAGGACTAGTACAGCAGTCTAAGATATCCGACTTCTTTCTTCAGAAGTAA